A single region of the Psychrobacter alimentarius genome encodes:
- a CDS encoding TolC family protein, which yields MKFALSMLSTAVITTMLMGLATPAIAQAQDTDLAQQDDVMPITVTQIIDADDPSNVQNEKATVTNNKPYPVEPPTGLTTLIDPITHKSVDNSYPLEVSSLLSLEQAQNILLQVSPKIAANQAAIAASEYQTDALKTIDNPLVFARVSASAYNLDTDLDLSTLKSGLINEVNDGVTPSLPTLPDLPNFGELIGERIPDSYELKRSGSTTGAGLGVVWPIYTAGRTAALTGASDARTQEARADSLLDKNELYNTLIERYFKAQLAIIAAYLRDDAYDTLQKTDHMAQRLFEEGFISRVDRLEAQSALADAQSESASANNDARLAMMALQRLLRTDYRIKPSTPLFVSSRPLPDVTYFQDLALNNHPGLQKVAAKRAQAQQLHALSDTGYKPTVLLYGYGQFEKDPSWVAGVSASWKLWGGLDKTASLASSNAKIRQADLSEIEVSDNLLLLVEKNWHDVNNAQSRYQALQSNVDLAAEVLRLRQLGLQEGVNTPIDVVQAQTQSLKARTEQAQAANSYVQSLAALMQSCGTPLAFNTYLNAADIQLPTLYTE from the coding sequence ATGAAATTTGCCTTATCGATGCTGTCTACTGCTGTGATAACGACTATGCTGATGGGTTTGGCTACTCCAGCCATCGCGCAAGCTCAAGACACTGATCTTGCGCAACAAGATGACGTCATGCCAATCACTGTGACCCAAATTATTGACGCTGATGATCCAAGCAATGTCCAAAATGAAAAAGCCACCGTTACGAATAATAAGCCGTATCCAGTAGAACCACCGACTGGCTTGACCACCCTTATCGATCCTATTACTCATAAAAGCGTTGATAACAGCTACCCATTAGAAGTGTCTAGCTTATTGAGCCTTGAACAAGCTCAAAATATTCTATTGCAAGTTTCACCAAAAATTGCCGCCAATCAAGCAGCGATTGCCGCTAGTGAGTATCAAACGGACGCGCTTAAAACCATAGACAACCCTTTGGTGTTTGCGCGAGTATCAGCCAGTGCTTATAACTTGGATACAGATCTTGATTTATCCACGCTAAAAAGTGGCCTTATCAATGAGGTGAATGACGGTGTTACCCCTTCTCTTCCTACGCTACCTGACTTGCCAAATTTTGGAGAGTTAATCGGTGAACGTATCCCTGATTCATACGAATTAAAGCGCTCAGGTTCAACAACAGGAGCAGGCCTTGGCGTTGTATGGCCAATTTATACTGCTGGACGTACTGCGGCGTTAACAGGTGCATCTGATGCTCGAACCCAAGAAGCGCGAGCAGACAGTTTGTTAGATAAAAACGAGCTGTATAACACGTTAATTGAGCGTTATTTTAAGGCACAGCTGGCCATTATTGCTGCCTACTTACGTGACGATGCTTATGACACATTGCAGAAGACCGACCATATGGCGCAGCGACTTTTTGAAGAAGGGTTTATCTCACGCGTTGATCGCTTAGAAGCACAGTCAGCACTAGCGGATGCACAAAGTGAATCCGCTAGTGCCAACAATGACGCAAGGCTTGCCATGATGGCTTTACAGCGTCTGTTGCGTACTGACTATCGTATCAAACCCTCAACACCACTATTTGTCTCCAGCCGACCTTTGCCAGACGTTACCTATTTTCAGGATTTGGCGCTTAATAATCACCCAGGTCTACAAAAAGTGGCTGCCAAACGCGCACAGGCTCAGCAATTACATGCGTTATCAGATACAGGTTATAAACCCACTGTTTTACTATATGGTTATGGGCAATTTGAAAAAGATCCCAGCTGGGTCGCTGGGGTTTCTGCAAGCTGGAAACTGTGGGGTGGACTCGATAAAACCGCTTCATTGGCATCCAGCAATGCCAAAATACGTCAAGCAGATTTGTCCGAGATTGAAGTCAGTGACAATCTGTTGTTATTGGTCGAAAAGAACTGGCACGATGTCAACAATGCCCAATCACGTTATCAGGCACTGCAAAGTAATGTTGATTTGGCCGCTGAGGTCTTGCGTCTACGACAATTGGGACTCCAAGAAGGCGTGAATACACCTATCGACGTCGTGCAAGCACAGACGCAGTCACTCAAAGCACGTACGGAACAAGCACAAGCAGCAAACAGTTATGTACAATCATTAGCGGCGCTGATGCAAAGCTGCGGCACACCGCTGGCTTTCAATACTTATCTCAATGCCGCCGACATTCAATTGCCGACTTTGTATACTGAATGA
- a CDS encoding YihY/virulence factor BrkB family protein — protein MKKITSNLTSGLHPLLETWRIANNSNIWAHCASVGYFGFLSIFPVMAVFVLIYGLAFSPAEMQEQISLLRAFIPDTVYDVLNMRLSELVSNTTSTLTFSLLLSSFLALYAGSKGIKSLIILINLAFHITQERSFIQGTIRAVGLTFGAVVVLIIAISSIAIIPLGADYFPFPQVAKTIALWSRWPILACIIFLSFLGLYRLAPNRDAIVLKQLMPGAALATVLWIVLSLLFSVYVQNFNNYSAEFGALSAAVVIMLWLYYSAFIIAFGAIFNSQVIENGKPYAIRVY, from the coding sequence ATGAAAAAAATAACTTCCAACTTGACCAGTGGACTGCACCCTTTATTAGAAACATGGCGTATTGCGAATAACTCCAATATTTGGGCACATTGTGCGAGTGTCGGGTATTTTGGCTTTTTGTCTATTTTTCCAGTCATGGCAGTATTTGTACTGATTTATGGTCTTGCGTTTTCGCCCGCTGAGATGCAAGAACAAATCTCACTGTTACGTGCCTTTATACCAGATACTGTTTATGACGTTCTTAATATGCGCTTGAGTGAGTTGGTCTCTAACACCACGTCCACACTAACTTTTAGTCTCTTATTATCGAGCTTTCTCGCCCTTTATGCAGGCTCAAAAGGCATAAAATCTTTGATTATTTTGATCAATCTTGCCTTTCATATCACTCAAGAACGCAGTTTTATTCAGGGTACGATTCGAGCGGTTGGTTTAACTTTCGGGGCAGTAGTAGTCTTGATTATAGCCATCTCCTCTATCGCTATCATTCCTTTGGGGGCAGACTATTTTCCCTTCCCTCAAGTAGCTAAGACCATTGCGCTTTGGAGCAGATGGCCGATATTGGCTTGTATTATTTTCTTAAGCTTTTTAGGCTTATATCGCCTAGCCCCAAATCGTGACGCTATCGTGCTAAAACAGTTGATGCCAGGAGCGGCTTTGGCGACTGTGCTTTGGATCGTATTGTCTCTGCTGTTTTCGGTTTATGTGCAAAACTTTAATAACTATAGCGCTGAGTTTGGTGCCCTATCAGCGGCTGTGGTCATTATGCTATGGCTTTATTACTCAGCATTTATCATCGCCTTTGGTGCTATTTTTAACTCTCAAGTCATAGAAAACGGCAAACCTTATGCCATTCGTGTGTATTAA
- the glpK gene encoding glycerol kinase GlpK: MSGYILALDQGTTSSRAILYDDHARPIKMVQQPTILKTPQAGFVEQDAQQIWQTQISCAHDVINQAGLLATDVTSIAITNQRESIVVWDKKTGKPLAPAIIWQDRRTASYCKKLTTNTSHDSQSDISSDVQRITGLRLDPYFSASKIAWLLEHNPKWRARIDNDEIAVGTIDSWLIYKLTGGEHVIDVTNASRTLLYDINKMEWSEELCARFAIPMNLLPKVLPSDGDFGKTKKGLFAKQIPIHAVLGDQHAALFGQGCLDAGMAKNTYGTGCFLLMNIGTKPKLSEHKLLTTIAWQKKSASFRSDSLSLEQIVKSGRRMLQPPKKEVTYALEGSVFMAGAIVQWLRDNLGMIQKSDEIEQLARQVDSSEDVVLLPAFTGLGAPYWRSDVSASITGMSRGTTKAHIARAALEAVAYQTYDVLIAMQKDSPHPLTELRVDGGAANNDLLMQFQADLLNVPVLRPKDTEVTAKGVALLAGLKTGLYDEATIQASWQVDRIFEPQMSNDMREQHLSKWQQAIDRALIVL; the protein is encoded by the coding sequence ATGTCAGGATATATTTTGGCTTTAGATCAAGGGACAACCTCAAGTCGGGCAATATTGTACGACGATCATGCGCGTCCAATCAAAATGGTACAGCAGCCAACGATCCTCAAAACGCCGCAGGCAGGATTTGTTGAACAAGATGCACAACAAATCTGGCAGACGCAAATTAGTTGCGCGCATGATGTTATCAATCAGGCAGGACTGCTTGCAACTGATGTCACCAGTATTGCGATTACCAATCAGCGCGAGTCTATCGTGGTTTGGGACAAAAAAACTGGTAAACCATTAGCGCCGGCAATTATTTGGCAAGACAGACGTACAGCAAGCTATTGCAAAAAGCTGACTACTAACACCTCTCATGATAGCCAAAGCGATATATCAAGCGATGTGCAACGTATAACAGGCCTGCGCTTGGATCCGTATTTTAGCGCCAGTAAGATTGCTTGGCTGTTAGAGCACAATCCTAAATGGCGGGCGCGCATTGACAACGACGAAATAGCTGTCGGTACGATAGACAGTTGGCTCATATATAAGCTAACAGGCGGTGAGCATGTCATTGATGTCACCAACGCTTCTCGCACTCTACTATATGACATCAATAAAATGGAGTGGTCAGAGGAGTTGTGTGCACGTTTTGCCATACCTATGAATTTGTTGCCCAAAGTTTTGCCATCTGATGGTGACTTCGGTAAAACTAAAAAAGGCCTCTTTGCCAAACAAATCCCTATACACGCAGTGTTGGGTGACCAGCATGCCGCACTTTTTGGACAAGGCTGCCTCGATGCTGGCATGGCAAAAAATACGTATGGTACAGGGTGTTTTTTGTTAATGAACATTGGGACAAAACCTAAGCTTAGTGAACATAAGCTATTGACTACCATTGCTTGGCAAAAAAAATCGGCATCGTTTCGCTCTGACAGTCTATCACTTGAGCAAATTGTAAAGTCAGGCCGACGCATGTTGCAACCGCCCAAAAAAGAAGTCACTTATGCGCTCGAAGGCAGTGTGTTTATGGCAGGGGCAATCGTCCAATGGCTGCGTGATAATCTGGGTATGATTCAAAAAAGTGATGAGATTGAGCAGTTGGCAAGGCAGGTCGATAGTAGTGAAGATGTGGTGTTATTACCAGCTTTTACGGGACTTGGTGCACCCTACTGGCGTTCAGATGTCAGTGCTAGCATTACTGGAATGAGTCGCGGTACGACCAAGGCGCATATCGCACGTGCAGCATTAGAAGCAGTCGCTTATCAAACTTACGACGTGCTGATAGCAATGCAAAAAGACAGTCCTCATCCACTTACTGAATTAAGAGTAGATGGTGGGGCCGCGAATAATGACTTGTTAATGCAGTTTCAAGCAGATTTGCTTAATGTACCAGTATTACGTCCAAAAGACACAGAGGTCACGGCTAAAGGTGTAGCGTTACTTGCTGGTC